Below is a genomic region from Drosophila albomicans strain 15112-1751.03 chromosome 2R, ASM965048v2, whole genome shotgun sequence.
GGCGTGAGCTTGGAGGTGTATCCTCATTCATGTGATTGTCCTCGAACTCATAGTTGGCCATGGGATTGAAAAGACGCCGCTGTGCCGGTCGTAAACCCAAAAACTTGTCCAAACGCATTTTCAATTCGCTATCGCATTCAACGGCAGTAGCATCAGCAGTTGGCTCGCTGCTGACAATGGCCACCGGTTGCTGCAAATCCACATAGATGAGTGCGGCATCTGCGTTGTCCGTCATGGAGAAGCCggcaatgctgctgctgctgctgttggagtCGCTACTCAGCAGTGCGGAGACGCGACGTTTGCGTGTGGGCTTCTTACGGACTTTTAACACATaatcctcatcgtcatcgtcatcatcatcaacctCGAGGTGAGCCTTGTCGACCTTGTGATCGATGCGTTGACGCAAAACGCGCCCACTGCGCGTGTTTATTACTTTTTGTGCATCCAAAGGCGTCTCTTTTAGAAGACGCAGTTCTAGCGCTGCGGGCAAACAGAAATTTAAAGAAGTTTGTTTAGTATGTCAACTGCTTACTCACATGGCTCCTTTGCCTTGGTCTTCTCGCTACCGCTGGAGAAGGAATCGATTTTGCGACTAATTGGTGCGCTCACAGACTTTTCCATCTTGCTGTCATCACCTGAAAAGGATCGAACTATtgatcatttgtttttatattattttcatgtgTATGCAATTTACTTAGCTTCTCAACATCAATGTAAGAATCGTCATGATTGTCATGAGTGTCGACTTCGATGTTGCAGTCGATGTCTCCTTTGCCTTGATCACATGGCTCGCCACCGCTCAAGAATGATTCGAATTTGAGTTTAAATGCACTCACAAACTTTTCCATACTGCTGTCATCACCTGAACAAGATCGGACTAAtgatcatttgtttttatgttattttcataTGTATGCAATTTACTTAgctcctcatcatcatcaatgtAAGAATCGTTCTCGCTTTCGGTTTCGGGTATTGTCGAAGCCTTACAAATGTCGTTGTTTTCGTCGCTATCTGTGTCCAAATCCGATGGATTAATGTAGCTGACAATTGACGAAGTTTCCGATGTATACGAAACGGATAAGGATTCCGCATCGCTTGCCGCTCTTTGGGGCATTCTCCCCGTGAGATTTTCTTTAGTGTCGACATCGATGTTGCTGTCAATGTCTCCTTTGCCTTGGTCACCTGACTCCGTTGCCTTGGACTTCTCGCTGGAGAATAATTCGATTTTGAGTTTAATTGCTGCACTCTCAAAATTTTCCATCATGCTGTCATCACCTGAAAAAGATCGAAATAAtgatcatttgtttttttgttattttcataTGTATGCAATTTACTTAGCTTCTCAACATCTATGTAAGAATCGTTCTCTCTTTCGGATTCGGGTATTGTCGAAGCCTTGGAAATGCCTGATGTATCCGCAACGATAATAACGTCTGAGTCGAAGACGTCACCATTGCACAGTGGTTGCGTCcataggccaaaaataaaaaaagtcataacaacaaaaatgtacgaaaagtaaacaaatcgtTTCTAAATTGTCCAACCTTTTTCATGGCAAACTAGATTTTTCTGGATATCTAACGGTtctttctaaaaatagaattgaagTTGCGAGCAGGTAGTCAATTGCACAGCACAGCTTGCGCGCATCGCCAATTTTTCACAACAAAACCGAACTTTGAAGTGGTCAGTTCATTTATTACGTGTCcaagtttataatatttttaatgaattttgaagttgaaggtattttctaaaatttgagatattataaaaaatcgtACTTGTTAAACTCttcttgttatattaatttgaaataatacatgttttttgtctatattttgaacgtcttttttatgtttagctAAGGTTTTAGTAGTGACGCCACTGAATGCCACAGTTAAATTGTATATCAATGTGTTTGTCTGGCTCTAAAGGtaataaatgtgtaatttttttttgccgaaaAGTGCCGATGTGCTTACAATCATAAAAATTCTAACACCGTCTTAACATTTTCAGGGTCAGTTTTGCactaaaaaaatttgttttcgctcgtgtgcttgttgtgctgttgcccTGTCTTCGTCTTTTgagtttgtgtttattaatagtttttcatttattaatagttttgatttattttttgtttattcccTTGGTTTAAACTTTAATAGGTTCTTATTTAGGGATAGGAAAACTCAAATTCAAGCAGACTTTCGCGCCCAAATGGGAATACATGTCGACCAACCAAGGAGTGGAGGTAGTGGAACTTCTAATGATGGTAATACGGCAAGAACATTTTTTAGCGATACGAAATGGTCTGCTGATATTACAGGATTggatgaaaatgttttaattaggTGTGCGACATTACTGCAATGCATGGCATCTGGATATAAAATCAATTCGGAAAAATTTGGATGCTTTGCACTTGACACTGCAAAAATGCTTATTGAATTGTATCCATGGTATTACCTTCCACCATCCGTTCACAAAGTTTTAGTCCACGGTTCTGAAATTATAAGCTATGCCCTTGTTTCGATAGGAGAGTTTTCGGAAGAAGCTGCCGAGTCTAAAAACAaggatataaaaaaatttcgaGAGTTTCACACTAGGAAAACGTCTCGAGTAGACACAAATAGGGATTTATTCCATAGATTGCTGTTAACCTCAGACCCATTTATAAGTGGGCAAAGAAATTTACAatgcacaaataaaacaaaattattaagtgGTGTGCATTTTTTGCTCGATGAATAAAATAAGTGTTATATGTGAATTTATGGTTGTTTTAATTTTGGGGATTACGATTAAACCAACGTTTGTATTAAGAGgtcaaatattgaatttagtcttggaaaaaaattattttatccGTTTGTATGGAAGCTATATGATACGatgtttagaatatttttatagatttttggaGTTGGAGTGGGCActaatgaagaaaaaactcgAAGAGTAACTAGTTTGGTAGAAGAAAGcagcaatataatttaaatataatatatatatagaatatatatagtatatcttggattctaatatcaaattttaacaCTGTAACTCCACCGGAAGAATTTTGGCGCACAATCGGCATATACGCCATAATAAGGTTATATGGGAGCTATAGGATATAGTCCTCCGATGTATccaatttttttactatatattcaaaatatttttttaaatttttggggAAAATTTCATAACGATATCTCAACGGGAAGTATTTTTGGCCGCGGCTTCATACAAGCCCAACCACTGTGCATTGTTGCCATCATCTGCCGCTCTTTGGGGCATTCGGCACGTGAGATTGTCATGAGTGTCGATGTCTCCTTTGCCTTGATCACATGACTCGTTACCGCTCAAGAATGATTCGAATTTGAGTTTAAACGCACTCACAAACTTTTCCATACTGCTGTCATCACCTGAACAAGATCGGACTAAtgatcatttgtttttatgttattttcataTGTATGCAATTTACTTTgctcctcatcatcatcaatgtAAGAATCGATCTCGCTTTCGATTTCGAGTATTGTCGAAGCCTTACaaatgtcgttgttgtcgtcgctaTCTGAGCTCAAATCCGATGGATTAATGTAGCTGACAATTGACGAAGCTTCTGATGTATCCGAAACGATAATAACATCCGAGTCAGAATCGTCACCATTGTCCGCATCATCTGCCGCTCTTTGGGGTATTCTGCACGTGAGATTGTCGTGAGTGTCAACTTCGATGTTGCAGTCgatgtcgttgctgttgttgccattttccgcatcttgttgttgttgttgctgttgatgccgCTTTCGTGTGTTAcaattgcttattttttttattaccaCACAATTAGTAAAACTTACCAATATGCTTTTTGTTGGGCTTGTTGTGCATTCATTTAGCTCATCGGTAATGTCTATCGACTGGAATGCATCGAGAAGGCTTTgtgaattcaaaatattagaCATTtcatgaatttcatttaagcaCGAGGTCCGCTTTTTCTTTGGCAATTGCGCCGCCTCCACAATTTAACATAGAGGTGGAAAACAATCAATGACATTATCGACGCTACCGATGGTTGAGCGCTTTCGAGCCACAATCGATAGTAGCAGATGGTGCTATCGATAGCcgttaaaacaatttaattcgCTCTTATTCTGTGTAAAATCGTCAGCAattaagaagaaaaacaaataaatatggatCGATTTTAAGGAAAGGTATGTTTATGTattatacaaaagtattttgatCGATAAAGTGCTGAATTTAAGATAAACGTCAAATGTCAGCCACACTTAGTAAGTCAAGTACAGACAAGCAGGACTGCGATTGCACCAGCACAGACTCTGAAAAGGATTCTGTACCAGATAGGCAGAGTACTACAAAAAAGAGTTAAATTTCACATGTCTGGAAGTATTTTAAAAGGACTACGCCAAAGAATCAAGCTTGCAACGAATCAAGCTTGCACGACCACTTGAAAAGATTTCATCCTGGCTTCTGCCTTTAGCATACCAATACTTGCAGATATAAACGACACTGTGTCAAGTTGATACTGTCAACAAGAAGCAGTTGTACATCGACTGTGAACTCTGTAACGTCCTTCTTCAAAAGATCCGTCTTGTACAAATCGAATTCTAAGCGAAAAATCTACATTAAAAGCTTTAACTGAGATGGTTGATATCTTGGATGAACGTATGCCTAAAGAACTATTTATAAGttctatataataaaatagattaaaactataattttcttgtatacttaaaaaaaatataactatgTTATCGATGACACTATCAACAGTATCGAAAGTGCCACCAATCAATAGTTTTCCATCTCTAACTTAACGTAAGATCAGCGTTGCCACTTTCTTcaaatgtttaacaaaatatatgtaaatcaaACTCTGTTCTCAATACTTTGTGCGAATTTCTCGAGATgcagtttgtttgttgtttaatatattaagtaaAGCTATGCAACAGAAGcgattgcaataaaaacaacatcagATGTAATTGTTGTAGAAAATGCTAACAAAAGAAGTTGCAACAAATCAAACTAATGTGCATTCGTCAACAAAAGACAGACACCCTTCAGTTTTCCCCTCAACACCCACAGACACaactacaaatacatatgtgtgtgcgggAGTCTGTGTAAAGTTGACGCTTAAAAGTTTTGCACACTAATCGCTAATTGCTTTGAAAGACAGTGTTTGGTGGGCCACAGGGTGGTTCAGGCGATGCTGGAAAGGAAACTGATTGTGGAAAGGG
It encodes:
- the LOC117575998 gene encoding germ cell nuclear acidic protein-like isoform X3, which encodes MSNILNSQSLLDAFQSIDITDELNECTTSPTKSILRHQQQQQQQDAENGNNSNDIDCNIEVDTHDNLTCRIPQRAADDADNGDDSDSDVIIVSDTSEASSIVSYINPSDLSSDSDDNNDICKASTILEIESEIDSYIDDDEEQSDDSSMEKFVSAFKLKFESFLSGGEPCDQGKGDIDCNIEVDTHDNHDDSYIDVEKLSDDSKMEKSVSAPISRKIDSFSSGSEKTKAKEPSLELRLLKETPLDAQKVINTRSGRVLRQRIDHKVDKAHLEVDDDDDDDEDYVLKVRKKPTRKRRVSALLSSDSNSSSSSIAGFSMTDNADAALIYVDLQQPVAIVSSEPTADATAVECDSELKMRLDKFLGLRPAQRRLFNPMANYEFEDNHMNEDTPPSSRLWAAHNAHIAVKEPKAQVAKATSTPIVKSLDAKLTNEMKMLILDDIVQRTNANYFERQTPQHIKKPIDLSGLPSQEVRAVNCQQHKEISDYLERYKGLYSFVDSLRPETPLNMCHPLAVYYRKRDFESSKAGLAKTLFNVLNHSIFHCGLRRIITWKSCMNTPSAIVNSIKSDGQRTSRIVLWKHMKQPIMLVKVLLHEMCHAAAFVYHGETGHGDHCRKWAYRAKSVISELPQIDDCNATFKYTCLLCRRCSHGIIKFEDEEQQLRCHYCQFEVNVEKYNAEEVHVLSFIDHLVTPYKQFVRENFLKCAESTHSSKMLSLNSQYKQQLQQH
- the LOC117575998 gene encoding germ cell nuclear acidic protein-like isoform X2 codes for the protein MSNILNSQSLLDAFQSIDITDELNECTTSPTKSILRHQQQQQQQDAENGNNSNDIDCNIEVDTHDNLTCRIPQRAADDADNGDDSDSDVIIVSDTSEASSIVSYINPSDLSSDSDDNNDICKASTILEIESEIDSYIDDDEEQSDDSMMENFESAAIKLKIELFSSEKSKATESGDQGKGDIDSNIDVDTKENLTGRMPQRAASDAESLSVSYTSETSSIVSYINPSDLDTDSDENNDICKASTIPETESENDSYIDDDEELSDDSSMEKFVSAFKLKFESFLSGGEPCDQGKGDIDCNIEVDTHDNHDDSYIDVEKLSDDSKMEKSVSAPISRKIDSFSSGSEKTKAKEPSLELRLLKETPLDAQKVINTRSGRVLRQRIDHKVDKAHLEVDDDDDDDEDYVLKVRKKPTRKRRVSALLSSDSNSSSSSIAGFSMTDNADAALIYVDLQQPVAIVSSEPTADATAVECDSELKMRLDKFLGLRPAQRRLFNPMANYEFEDNHMNEDTPPSSRLWAAHNAHIAVKEPKAQVAKATSTPIVKSLDAKLTNEMKMLILDDIVQRTNANYFERQTPQHIKKPIDLSGLPSQEVRAVNCQQHKEISDYLERYKGLYSFVDSLRPETPLNMCHPLAVYYRKRDFESSKAGLAKTLFNVLNHSIFHCGLRRIITWKSCMNTPSAIVNSIKSDGQRTSRIVLWKHMKQPIMLVKVLLHEMCHAAAFVYHGETGHGDHCRKWAYRAKSVISELPQIDDCNATFKYTCLLCRRCSHGIIKFEDEEQQLRCHYCQFEVNVEKYNAEEVHVLSFIDHLVTPYKQFVRENFLKCAESTHSSKMLSLNSQYKQQLQQH
- the LOC117575998 gene encoding germ cell nuclear acidic protein-like isoform X1 encodes the protein MSNILNSQSLLDAFQSIDITDELNECTTSPTKSILRHQQQQQQQDAENGNNSNDIDCNIEVDTHDNLTCRIPQRAADDADNGDDSDSDVIIVSDTSEASSIVSYINPSDLSSDSDDNNDICKASTILEIESEIDSYIDDDEEQSDDSSMEKFVSAFKLKFESFLSGNESCDQGKGDIDTHDNLTCRMPQRAADDGNNGDVFDSDVIIVADTSGISKASTIPESERENDSYIDVEKLSDDSMMENFESAAIKLKIELFSSEKSKATESGDQGKGDIDSNIDVDTKENLTGRMPQRAASDAESLSVSYTSETSSIVSYINPSDLDTDSDENNDICKASTIPETESENDSYIDDDEELSDDSSMEKFVSAFKLKFESFLSGGEPCDQGKGDIDCNIEVDTHDNHDDSYIDVEKLSDDSKMEKSVSAPISRKIDSFSSGSEKTKAKEPSLELRLLKETPLDAQKVINTRSGRVLRQRIDHKVDKAHLEVDDDDDDDEDYVLKVRKKPTRKRRVSALLSSDSNSSSSSIAGFSMTDNADAALIYVDLQQPVAIVSSEPTADATAVECDSELKMRLDKFLGLRPAQRRLFNPMANYEFEDNHMNEDTPPSSRLWAAHNAHIAVKEPKAQVAKATSTPIVKSLDAKLTNEMKMLILDDIVQRTNANYFERQTPQHIKKPIDLSGLPSQEVRAVNCQQHKEISDYLERYKGLYSFVDSLRPETPLNMCHPLAVYYRKRDFESSKAGLAKTLFNVLNHSIFHCGLRRIITWKSCMNTPSAIVNSIKSDGQRTSRIVLWKHMKQPIMLVKVLLHEMCHAAAFVYHGETGHGDHCRKWAYRAKSVISELPQIDDCNATFKYTCLLCRRCSHGIIKFEDEEQQLRCHYCQFEVNVEKYNAEEVHVLSFIDHLVTPYKQFVRENFLKCAESTHSSKMLSLNSQYKQQLQQH